Proteins encoded together in one Chryseobacterium taklimakanense window:
- a CDS encoding glycosyltransferase, whose product MKHVVIIGTVIPEPNSTAAGKRMLQLIDFFQSENYKVTFLSAASISEFSFDLNSIGVDLHNILLNDSSFEILIKDLNPNVVIFDRFTTEEQFGWKVSEMCPEAVRILDTEDLHFLRKARENSFKQNKIAEDKDLISDVFKRETASILRCDLSLIISEFEMKLLTEKFKINETILHYLPLFAEIKPAERSFYERKNFVSIGNFLHEPNWQTVLKLKKIWPEIRKKLPEAEMHIYGAYVTEKARQLHNGKDKFMIKGRAESVEKIFENARLLLAPIPFGAGIKGKLLDSMVNGLPSVTSTIGAEGMNGNMDWNGHITDDDSDFVKKAVDLYSNENEWKKAQQNGYKIIESRFKKENFLPSFSEKIKDLLENTDEHRQRNFLGQILQHHTLLSSKYLGKWIEEKNRN is encoded by the coding sequence ATGAAGCACGTTGTAATCATCGGAACCGTAATTCCAGAGCCCAACTCTACCGCCGCCGGGAAAAGAATGCTTCAGTTGATTGATTTTTTTCAGTCTGAAAATTACAAAGTAACATTTCTCTCTGCAGCCTCAATTTCCGAGTTCAGTTTCGATTTAAATTCCATTGGCGTTGATTTGCACAACATCTTGCTTAATGACAGTTCTTTTGAAATTTTAATAAAAGATTTAAACCCAAACGTTGTCATTTTTGACCGATTTACCACCGAAGAGCAGTTCGGCTGGAAAGTGTCGGAAATGTGCCCAGAGGCTGTCAGAATTCTTGATACAGAAGATTTGCATTTTTTGAGGAAAGCACGTGAAAATTCCTTTAAGCAGAACAAAATTGCGGAGGACAAAGATTTAATCTCAGATGTTTTTAAACGTGAAACCGCATCAATCCTGCGTTGCGACTTATCGTTGATCATTTCTGAATTTGAAATGAAGCTGCTCACCGAAAAATTTAAAATTAATGAAACGATACTGCATTACCTGCCGCTGTTTGCGGAAATAAAACCGGCTGAAAGATCATTTTACGAAAGAAAAAATTTCGTTAGCATTGGGAATTTTCTGCATGAACCAAATTGGCAAACGGTTTTGAAACTCAAAAAAATATGGCCGGAAATCCGGAAGAAACTGCCGGAAGCTGAAATGCATATCTACGGTGCCTACGTCACAGAAAAAGCCAGACAACTGCATAACGGAAAGGATAAATTTATGATAAAAGGACGCGCAGAAAGCGTGGAAAAAATCTTTGAAAATGCCAGACTGTTACTCGCTCCGATTCCATTCGGTGCCGGTATAAAAGGAAAATTGCTCGACAGTATGGTAAACGGGCTTCCAAGCGTGACATCCACCATCGGCGCGGAAGGAATGAACGGAAACATGGACTGGAACGGCCACATCACCGATGACGATTCTGATTTTGTAAAAAAAGCCGTTGATCTTTACAGCAACGAAAATGAATGGAAAAAGGCGCAGCAAAATGGCTATAAAATCATTGAATCAAGGTTTAAGAAAGAGAATTTTTTACCTTCTTTTTCTGAAAAAATCAAAGATCTTCTAGAAAATACTGATGAGCACAGACAACGGAACTTCCTTGGGCAGATCCTGCAGCACCACACTTTACTAAGCTCGAAATATCTCGGAAAATGGATTGAGGAGAAAAACCGCAATTAA